A single region of the Anoplolepis gracilipes chromosome 1, ASM4749672v1, whole genome shotgun sequence genome encodes:
- the LOC140667823 gene encoding A disintegrin and metalloproteinase with thrombospondin motifs like produces the protein MLFAIFLLCLSGVPFIQCKQLHEYMTPGEVMSVFHTLPHRVPKYEVVSVLHRLKKKLGLVEDEDPISEIQLKAFNERINLYLNPTEGFLASENTPVWTVTSDLKSPEKLKYTQIPSAMKYIGIPLQDVYSSSAVVLTPTANGQVHFDGVLNNSLVIKSLPDRILNEVAYGGHNLYEPHHMKNVTNDDEFAYTHHHVVYKMPPSSQYNDFKIANPEGHRAKRNAPEVIYPEFLIVIDYKEYKLLGESIEKAVKYLVSFWNGVDLRYRLLTMPRIRCNIAGIIIALDDDATPYLQNNIYNKTLVNADLALRGMADYFYRESRFPTDFYDMAIALTALDMCNIIVPEWCDESTLGFAYVAGACDRNATKNSSEAVGIAEDHGGYNGIIPTAHEIAHLIGARHDGMAQDTKNCPALDGFIMSSGLMLDEKGFEWSPCSINSFYNFINEDRAKCLYNEPYAWGKQVSRTLPGKLMSLDEQCKRIFGTSACNRGATVCTRLECEYPQHEGYCRATSPAAEGSPCGDGLFCLNGKCVFEGTMVKKPKKKYIPKFNLQKIKEIPWISNLLKKLKKLRIRKN, from the exons tACCTAAATACGAAGTAGTGTCTGTGTTGCATCGTTTAAAAAAGAAGTTAGGACTCGTCGAGGATGAGGATCCTATATCCGAGATACAGTTGAAAGCGTTCaatgaaagaattaatttgtaCTTAAATCCTACGGAAGGATTCCTTGCCAGCGAGAATACACCCGTATGGACCGTCACGTCCGATTTAAAGTCACCCGAAAAATTGAAGTACACTCAAATACCCTcg GCTATGAAATATATAGGGATACCGCTTCAAGATGTGTATAGTTCGAGCGCAGTTGTATTAACACCCACTGCCAACGGTCAAGTGCATTTT GACGGAGTGCTCAACAATTCACTTGTCATAAAATCTTTGCCGGATAGAATCCTAAACGAGGTCGCCTACGGAGGACATAATCTCTACGAGCCACATCATATGAAGAATGTAACGAACGATGACGAATTCGCTTACACACATCATCACGTGGTGTACAAAATGCCTCCATCAAGTCAATATAATGATTTCA AGATTGCAAATCCTGAGGGTCACAGAGCAAAACGTAACGCTCCGGAAGTGATTTATCCGGAATTTTTAATAGTGATTGATTACAAAGAATACaa attACTTGGTGAAAGTATTGAGAAGGCCGTAAAATATCTGGTCTCATTTTGGAACGGTGTTGACTTGAGATACCGTTTGTTGACCATGCCTAGAATTCGATGTAACATTGCAGGAATAATTATAGCCTTG GATGACGATGCAACTCcgtatttacaaaataatatttacaacaaaACGTTAGTAAATGCGGATCTCGCTCTACGCGGTATGgcagattatttttatcgcgaGAGTCGGTTTCCAACAGATTTCTACGACATGGCGATTGCTTTGACGGC ACTGGATATGTGCAATATAATCGTCCCCGAGTGGTGCGACGAGTCAACTTTGG GATTCGCGTACGTAGCTGGTGCATGCGACAGAAACGCAACGAAAAACTCGTCCGAGGCTGTAGGAATCGCCGAGGACCATGGAGGATATAATGGGATCATCCCCACGGCTCATGAAATTGCTCATTT AATAGGAGCACGTCATGACGGCATGGCCCAGGATACTAAAAATTGTCCGGCTTTGGATGGTTTTATTATGAGCAGTGGACTTATGTTAGACGAAAAAGGCTTCGAATGGTCCCCGTGCAGCATAAACTCATTCTACAATTTTATCAA CGAGGACAGAGCCAAGTGTCTTTACAACGAACCTTATGCTTGGGGTAAACAGGTGTCGCGGACTTTACCCGGGAAACTGATGTCTCTGGACGAACAATGTAAAAGGATCTTTGGAACATCGGCGTGCAAT agagGTGCAACAGTCTGCACTCGTTTGGAGTGTGAATATCCTCAGCATGAAGGCTATTGTAGAGCAACGTCTCCAGCAGCAGAAGGATCACCATGCGGAGATGGTTTG ttttgttTGAATGGCAAGTGTGTATTCGAAGGAACCATGGTCAAGAAACCAAAGAAGAAGTATATACCGAAATTCAATCTTCAAAAGATCAAGGAAATTCCGTGGATTTCCAATTTGCTGAAAAAACTAAAGAAactaagaataagaaaaaattaa
- the LOC140667831 gene encoding homologous-pairing protein 2 homolog — protein MAIQAVYNYMKMENKPHSLTDILTNLDNKYSKTVVQKAVDELVTDQKLFEKVYGKYKVYCIVQDSTYDTDESLRIDKEAQCCAKENKYQEILKEMKEQEALLFSLKSSLTLEDAQKEKVTLQQNIKELTHKLDELIENSSTVDLHDHTTAKRKAQETLDECSRAYLKRKRIVTEIIDCILDNYPGNKDKLYDEIGIDPTT, from the exons ATGGCTATACAGGctgtatataattacatgaaGATGGAAAATAAACCTCACAGTTTGACTGATATACTTACAAATTTAGATAACAAGTATAGTAAAACTGTGGTTCAAAAGGCTGTCGATGAACTAGTGACAGATCAAAAGCTGTTTGAAaag GTCTATGGCAAATATAAAGTCTACTGTATTGTCCAAGATTCAACTTATGATACCGATGAGTCATTGAGGATTGATAAAGAAGCACAATGTTGTGCCAAGGAGAATAAATATCAAGAGATTTTGAAAGAGATGAAAGAACAGGAGgcacttttattttctctaaaatcgAGTTTAACATTGGAAGATGCACAAAAAGAAAAGGTTAcattacaacaaaatataaaagagttaACGCATAAATTAGATGAATTGATAGAAAACAGCAGTACTGTAGACTTACACGATCACACAACAGCTAAACGAAAGGCACAAGAGACTTTGGACGAATGCTCACGTGCATATTTGAAAAGGAAGAGGATAGTCACTGAGATAATAGAttgtattttagataattatccTGGTAATAAAGACAAACTGTATGACGAAATAGGCATAGATCCAACGACATAA